Genomic DNA from Bacteroidales bacterium:
ATTCAGGATGGTTGTATCATCACCGTCGCCAAAGCCAAAACTTCCCCGGGCCGTGTTCCAGGAACTGTGGTCAAATCCCTGATTGTACCAGCCGGCAGGAGCCTCTGAATCACCAACGAGATAGCTCCAGCTATGATCTGCCTTTACCAGGCTTTCCCAGTGACTCTGTGCGCTTAGCTGGCTTACAAAGAAGGATAACAGAAAGAGGGTGGAAACTCTGATCATGCACTTGGGGATTGGTTGCGATTAGCGAAGTAAATAAAAAATTGCACAAGGCAAAGCATGAAGTTGAAAAAGCTGTTTTGGAATATGTGCTGAAGAACAAACATTCCTTTAATTTAGCGGCCAGAATCCTAACTTTATAATCAGTGAGCCATGAGTCAAAAAAAGGACCTGTTTTTTATGTTGGGAGTGAGTCTTTTTTTTCTCCCCTTCTTCATATTCAGCAGCCTGTTTGAAGCCTATTATCAGTTCAACCAGGAGCATGGCCTGCTTATGAGCTTTATCAAGTTTTTTTTCCTGGCCACCCTGGGTGAACTTATTGGACTGAGGATTAAAACTGGCCGCTATTATTATAAAGGATTCGGTCTGCTGCCCCGTGCCCTGGTATGGGGATTTCTGGGAATTACCATCTACATGGCCTTTGCTGTTTTTGCTGCCGGCACCCCCGTGCTTCTGGAGAAGACCGGCTTTTCAGATGCCGCTCAGATACTCTATTCGGATCTGAGCTGGAAAAAGGTCGCTGTTTCTTTCAGCATTGCCACCGTCCTGAACCTTTTTTATGCTCCGGTACTGATGACTTTCCATAAAATTACCGATGCCCATATCCTGGAGACAGGCGGCAGCCTGAAAGGTTTTTTCCGTCCGGTTCCTGTTGCCCGGATATTCAGGGAGATTAACTGGGAGGTGCAATGGAATTTTGTTTTTAAAAGAACCATCCCCTTATTTTGGATTCCGGCTCAAACCATTACCTTTTTGTTGCCGGAGGAGTACCGGGTATTGTTTGCTGCTTTCCTGGGTATTGTCCTGGGGGTCATTCTGGCTATTGCAGCACTTAAAAACAAGGAGTAGCCCCTTCCGGGCTGCCCGCATCCGGATTTTCCTTAAATTGGAGATTTGAGACTAACCATTAAAGCTAAATGAAATGAAACTTCTGAATTCCGTATTAGTAAGTACGTTGTTACTTTCTGTCACCGTCTCCTGTTCTACGAACAATCCGGAGGGAGAGCTTCTTTTCGGAGAGAACTACAGCCTGGCCGATTATG
This window encodes:
- a CDS encoding Mpv17/PMP22 family protein, whose amino-acid sequence is MSQKKDLFFMLGVSLFFLPFFIFSSLFEAYYQFNQEHGLLMSFIKFFFLATLGELIGLRIKTGRYYYKGFGLLPRALVWGFLGITIYMAFAVFAAGTPVLLEKTGFSDAAQILYSDLSWKKVAVSFSIATVLNLFYAPVLMTFHKITDAHILETGGSLKGFFRPVPVARIFREINWEVQWNFVFKRTIPLFWIPAQTITFLLPEEYRVLFAAFLGIVLGVILAIAALKNKE